The DNA window TTGCGCTTAATTGTATTTTATAGACACTCATGTACAAGCCGAGCGGATGAAGAAATCTGCCGACAGCTCGCCAGTCTCCTTCGGGAAGGCACAGACCTCTTTATAGCGATATATGTTCACCGTACGTCTCGCCTTCGGATGCTAGCGACAGAATTTTGTTCTCTTATTTAAAGTCGTCATATACGATGTTGTTGAGTCTCGAGcaactgcataaatgtaaacatttgcccAAAAACTGAAAACATCTCCAACATTACCGACCACACATGTTCAGAATGTGTGAATGGTACTAGCAAAACACAAAAATCACAGAAATTCGTTGCATGTGTGAATATCACATGTGATAaagtacatttaccagtaaaggtaaCCCAATGgtgcccaaaccccaaccctatacctaaccatcaatggagcagaaattaaatatttagaaaaaaaagaaaacctccGTGTCACACTCACCATTGTTCATGTGATTGTGAtttacttcctgtttcccatagCCCTATCAGAGCAAATATCAAGAAATATCCCATAcaatataaatattgaaatattgagtaTATTCTCTACTTGTAGCTTGTTTTGTACTCAAGAATTAGTGAGTGGATTCAGTCAAGCTTCTGAGTAATTACCCAGTAATGGCTGACTAGAATCAGGTGATTCGACTGAAACATCCAGTATTTTAAGACTGCTCTTATCTCCTACACCTGGATTAAATAGAGGAACAAGTACTCCAGAGAATTTGGTGTTGATGGTCAGGAGATGTTGACAGTGTTTAGCGTTGTAAAAAGACAGTCGAGCGTTGTCATAATCTAACAGAACACCCAATCGCTCAGGTCTGGAGGACAGTGACAGAGTTATCTGTGGATCAGTGTTAGTGTGAAAACCATTTGCACCATCTGAACACAAGAACCAGAAACCATCTGATGGAGTTAAACGACTTTTGTCTGTTGAAGAACAATTACCATCTTTCTGCACACCAATTAACCAGTAATCTTTGGGAGGGAAATTGTTTTGTGCCAAATCAACCTCCCAATAATGACGACCAGAACTGAATTTTTGTGCTCCACATACACATAATTCATATGGAAATCCCTCGTTCTTCTGCACATATCCTGAAGCATCTCTCACTATTTTGAGATCTTTATTAATCATCAGACCTGGATGAGCAGTCTCACGGTCGAGAGTGATATTAACTGtgaggaaaaataaatacatgtaaaacaacAATCATTCTTCATCTGAAACTCATTTGTGtgattaaatatatacagtatattaacagaaatatcacacctgcatcTTTTCTCAGTTCTTCCATATTGATGTTCAACACAactgaaatgaaaatgtttttagagAAAAATACTGTTAATATTAATGGGATCTACAGTTCTCAATATAACTAAAATTAGTTTAATATAACAGTAAAGTGTGTTATTATCTGACAGTGGAAGTGTCTGTTTTTCTGCTGAAACATCAACAAAGAAAATTATTCAACTATAAAAATGTTCTTTATGGTCGAGTTTCCCATATTGAAGTTGTACATTTGATTATATTCACATTATGATCCCAGTAAACATTTAcaagaaattatatatacagtactgtgttaTCAATAATTACTGGACCATTTGGAAATGATCTTATCAAATATCCGGAATGTACTGATGAATCAATGTTCACCActacatttactttcttaaaagtGTGTTACCACAAGCTTTTCTGTGtctcttcattttttcttttatacAGTTTGGGTTTCTCCAACATTATACTCTTACATGTTTAACAATTTCTTATCAAATTATTTCAAAGAACAAACAACTTGAAGTTTCATCATACCATTTTCTTCTCTCATATTCCCCATAGCTCCATCCTCACAAGCTAAAATAAAAGACCATTACATATGACAGTGTCATTATGAATTCTCAAAATGCTCTTCCAAACTTTTCATAATGTTTCCagtttgaaatatatcagtcaatatgtacttttttataaactttttttGACGTGTGTGAGTGTTGATAACTTACGTTGTTCAGATGGCTTCTTCACTGctcaaaagattaaaaaaaactattagcACATGAGGTATTGATTATGTAATgaattgttttgtgaagtctctAAAATCTTTTCAAATCTTTCAATCAGACCCTACCTGTTAATTTCTCTCTGTATTTGTATACGATAAAAGCAGCCAAACCCAACAGAGCACAAATGAGAAAGATGATAAAAAGTGCCTTCCATGGACCGGATGTGACCTCtgaaagagaaaaacagatgAGTTTAAGCACCTtcaagaatcaatattttttgtaacatttttcacattcataTTACAACTCAGATATCAATATAATTATGTATTGATCCCTGCTGATTCCCACTCATATTCTGTCCTCAGATGGGAACGTAACAGCTTAAACAGCAACTTTACTCTCATTCATGCAGATGAAACCTGGTGATGTTGTGTAACCTAAAGAGATGATGTCAGTGATGTCAATCCGTCCTTCTCTGTGTTGTCCAGTGTTGAGTGCCAGTAAACAGGAGATGAGTTGAGTATCAGAGGGAGAGACGATCGTCCAGCTCTGGACAGAGAACATCCCATCTGCTGCACGACTGACAGACACTTGTCCAGGAGAGAGAAGTCTTCTGTCATCTGACATCCACCTGACGTTTGGCTCTGGAAACCAGCCACTGGATCTACAGCTCATGTTCACCTTATCTCCAGATACAGCTCTCTGGGACAGGACAGGTATGGATCCtaaagctgagagagagagaagtttaACTTTCAGAAATCCATCaaatgatgtcataaaatataaagCAGACTCACCAGTGATGTTGAGAGTCATGACTTGGCCATCAAATGTGCTATCTCCTTTGAGATAAAGATGAAAAACACCTTCATCCTGAGCTGTAAGTTTGTCAAGCCGCAGAGAAACATCTCCATCCTTCAGTCCTCCAGACTGTGCTGAGCGCAGGCCCAGAGAACTCCGGTTCCTGTAATGTTCCTCCTGGATGTCCTGGATCTTCCCATCACGATAGAAGAGAACAGGAGTGTTGAAGTGTTCTGGACGATACCAGCGAATCTCCAGACCTTCAGCATTCTGAGGAGGAGCGATCCAGCAGGGGAGAGTGACTGTAGATCCCACCTGACCCGCTATCTCATCTTCAGGTACTACAACAACCAACGacactgacagagagacagattaaATTATATATTCTGTATCAGtcttaatatacagttgaagtcacatgtttacatacacttaggttgaagccattaaaaaaaattttttatccactccatagatttaatattaacaaactatagtttgtgcatgacacgagtcatttttccaacaattgtttacagaccgattgtttcacttttaattgactatatcacaattccagtgggtcagaaatttacatacactaagttaactgtgcctttaaacagcttggaaaattccagaaaatggtgtcaagcctttagacaattagccaattaatttctgataggaggtgtactgaattggaggtgtacctgtggatgtattttaaggcttaccttcaaactcagtgcctctttgcttgacatcatgggaaaatcaaaagaaatcagccaacacctcagaaaaaacaattgtggctctccacaagtctggttcatccttgggagtaatttccaaatgcctgaatgtaccacgttcatctgtacaaacaatagtacgcaagtataaacaccatgggaccacacagccatcataccgctcaggaaggagacacattctgtctcctagagatgaacgtagtttggtgcaaaaagtgcaaaccaatcccagaacaacagaaggtgcacttcacaaaatagatggcatcatgaggaaggaaaattatgtggatatattgaagcaacatctcaagacatcagccatgaagttaaagctcggttgcaaatggatcttccaaatggacaatgaccccaagcatacctccaaagttgtggcaaaatggcttaaggacaacaaagtcaaggtattggagtggccatcacaaagccctgacctctatctgatagacaatttgtgggcagaactgaaaaagcgtgtgtgagcaaagagacctacaaacctgactcagttacaccagttctgtctggaggaatgggacaaaattccaacaacttattgtgagaagcttgtggaaggatacccaaaacatttgacccaagttaaacaatttaaaggcaatgctaccaaatactaacaaagtgtatgtaaacttctgacccactgggaatgtgatgaaagaaataaaagctgaaataaatcattctctctacaattattctgacatttcacattcttaaaataaagtagtgatcctaactgacctaagacagggaatgttttctacgattaaatgtcaggaattgtggaaaactgagtttaaatgtatctggctgaggtgtatgtgaacttctgacttcaactgtatttcacTACTGTACATGAGTCATATCACTACTCATATACTGATTCTAAACATGATATTTCTACACGTTACAAACACTTTGGATTGAATACTCCATTGTGAATTATGGTAATTATATTATTTGCACTTTAGACCTGAAATTTATGATCCTGTAATAGTTTATTGTAGGTGAGTCACATTACAAATGTCCaacattacaatatatatatatatatatggaaaacaTAATCCATAAATTATCTGGTGCAACAATTGTAAACACAAAGTAGACATATTTCAGTTattctataaatatttatatCATAATAATGCTTTAATTCTATATTTAGTTACTCATAAAATCCAGACAAACGTGTTTCTGTGATGTTTATTCTTACCAGAAGCTTCTATGAGGAGAATCAGCAGAAACCCGACAATTATAACCGATATCATACCTGTGAAAATAACAACAGACTCAAATAACAAGAATTATGTGGGATTTTTCCAGAAACACATCTGCTAAAAGAAATATAAACGATCAGATTTATTCAGTAAACAAACTCACTGCAGACAAAAAGATGTCCTCCATCAATTCAAATATCCTGTTTAATGTGGATGAACTCAGCCGTAACACAttaaatactgtaatacagtaatatcTGAAAGATTAAAACCAATCTCAGAGAATAAACGCGCTGGTATTTTcacatcatttactttcactttctaaTTCTGCACACCTTGGAAACAGGtagtgtctagaaggtaaccacaCAGTTACATAAAGTCTCGCGAGAGCCGCATTGAAAACACATTGtgttttttaagtttatttaaagtcctacagaaaccctacccctacacctaaccctaaccttaacgcTACGACTATAtagaaccctaaacctaaccttagtaaCAACGAATGAGACTCTCGCGAGACTTCGGCTGCCGAagggggttaccttctagacagcCGTGGAAAAACACCAGACGCGTTTGTTACAGACTGAAATATATTAGATTTGTCCATAGTAATGAAATAAGTGTGCAAATAATTTCGTTGAAGTCCAAGAATGAATCGGAAAATTCACTCGTTACAATCATAGCCATAAATCATTTAAGCACTTAGGTATCGTGaataacaaaacagtcactggacatcgaataagaaaataaatacttaataTCCCTGCATATATTTTGGCCCCAATTTACTAAAGGTTTGCGTGAATAAAAAATATGTGCAAACTTGATAGCATGCTAATAAAAGGTCTGAGCTGATCTACTAACACTGTCTTTTAAAGATTGCGTCTTTCAGATGCAATTTCCCCAAAATGAATATGCAGTTTAGAGGCATTATAAAGGGCAGTCTAGATGCAAATGAATCAAATTCTCATCATAATACAGAGCTGCCTGAGATGGGGAATCTCACATGCAGAGAATATGTGAGGCAGCACTGGAGATGCAAGCCCCTTCATG is part of the Myxocyprinus asiaticus isolate MX2 ecotype Aquarium Trade chromosome 2, UBuf_Myxa_2, whole genome shotgun sequence genome and encodes:
- the LOC127410592 gene encoding butyrophilin subfamily 1 member A1-like, which gives rise to MISVIIVGFLLILLIEASVSLVVVVPEDEIAGQVGSTVTLPCWIAPPQNAEGLEIRWYRPEHFNTPVLFYRDGKIQDIQEEHYRNRSSLGLRSAQSGGLKDGDVSLRLDKLTAQDEGVFHLYLKGDSTFDGQVMTLNITALGSIPVLSQRAVSGDKVNMSCRSSGWFPEPNVRWMSDDRRLLSPGQVSVSRAADGMFSVQSWTIVSPSDTQLISCLLALNTGQHREGRIDITDIISLEVTSGPWKALFIIFLICALLGLAAFIVYKYREKLTVKKPSEQPCEDGAMGNMREENVVLNINMEELRKDAVNITLDRETAHPGLMINKDLKIVRDASGYVQKNEGFPYELCVCGAQKFSSGRHYWEVDLAQNNFPPKDYWLIGVQKDGNCSSTDKSRLTPSDGFWFLCSDGANGFHTNTDPQITLSLSSRPERLGVLLDYDNARLSFYNAKHCQHLLTINTKFSGVLVPLFNPGVGDKSSLKILDVSVESPDSSQPLLGNYSEA